TCTTGAAGCTGCCGCTTTGCACGGTGTAGGCCAGTTCCGATTCGCGGCCCCACTCCTTGCCGTCGGTGGTTGCACTGGTGTGCACGTTGTCGCCACTGATGTAGCGGTTCATCAACGTTAGGCCGGGGATGCCGAGGGCGACGAAGTTGTAGTCGTGGCGCACTTGCCAGGATTTTTCCCGGGCGTTGTCGTAGCTGTTGTTGTAGCTGTCGTTGGCCAGGGTGCCGCCACTGGTGCCGTTGACCCGCATCCAGGCATCGTCACCGGTGAGTTTTTGCAGGCCGACGTAGAAGGTATTGCCGCCGTATTTGGCCGAGAGCAGTGCCGAAACGGTTCGGTTATCCAGGTCGCCAGCACGGGCACTGCCGTCCTCGCGGCCCCAGAAATAACCGAGGTTCGCGCCCAGAGTCCAGGCACCCAGAGGCTGGCTGTGAACGATTTGCATGTACTGCTGCTGATAGATGTCCTTCAGCTCGGCATTCCACACACCGATCATCGTGCGTTTTTCGTTGAAGCTGAATTCACCGCCAATGAAATTGAAGCGATCGGAGGTGAATGCGGTTTTGCCCTGCATGAACATGTCTTCCATGCTCGAATCGTTACGCGGGCTGTTCTGCCGGAACTGGCCTCCATACAGCGTCAGGCCATCGATTTCCTGTGAAGTGACCTGCCCACCGCGAAAAGTCTGCGGCAGCGAACGGCCGTCGTCGGATCGCAGGATCGGCAGCACCGGCATCCACTCACCGACCTTCAATTCGGTCTTGCTCACTTTCATTTTTCCGGCAACCGCCAAGCGGCCAAAGTCATCAGCCGGACGACCATCGCTGTCCAGCGGCAACAGCTGCGTGCCGCCGGTGCCTTGGCCGCCATCGAGCTTGACCGAATAGAGCCCCAGAACATCTACGCCGAACCCGACCACGCCTTGGGTGAAACCGGACCTGGCATCGAGAATGAAACTCTGGGTCCACTCCTCTGCCTTGCTTTGCGGGTAAGCCGGGTTGGTGAAGTTGCGATTGATGTAGAAGTTGCGCAGATTCAGGTTAGCGCTGGCGTCATCGATAAAACCGGCCGCCGAGGCCCCCAGGGGAAGCGCCGAGACAACGGCCAAGGTGCAGACGATCCGATGATTGACGGTGTTTTTCATTGTTATTGTTTTCCGATTTTTTGGGTAAAGAAATGCCCTGCGCCCGTTCAGTGCCGGGCACAGTGAGGTCAAACAAAATTGGCTGATGGCGACCCGGGAAGAGCCGCCGTTTACTGGAACGCGTTAGCGACCGATGATCAGCGCGGTGCTTTGCCCGCCACCGAATACAGCACCTGCTGGTTTCGGGTTTTCATGAACTCGTCCAGGCTCTGACCACGCATCGCCGCGTAGACCTGCAGATTGGGAATCCCGAGCACCGCCGCGAGTTTTTCCAGCACGAAGAAGATCGCCCCGTACTGAATCAACCCACGCCAGTCGCGGCGGCGCAGCAGGTCGCGCTCCTCGTCGCTCAGCCTGCCTTCCTCGAACAGCGCTTCTGGCGCCTCGAGAAAACGCTGGCGCCATTGCGGCTCGATCATGCGATGCAGGAACTTGTTCAGCCGATAACCCTTGGCGCTGCGCTCCAGAGTGAACGGGTACGTGCCCTCGAGTTTTTCGATCCCGGCCAATTGGTGCTGCATGTGCTGCAAGTGGCGTTCGGTCAATTCAGCAGGTACCGGACGGTCCTGATTTTCCAGCAGCAAAGTCGCAATGCCGGTCATGGATGGCAGGTAGTAATCCTGATGCAGATTCTTCACCGTGGCCGACAACGCGCCGCGCATGATCAGCCAGGTGATGACTTCAGAGCCTTCCATGCCGCCGAGGGTGGCGTATTCGGCGTGGGTCATTTCAGTCAGGCGCACCGGGTCATTGACCAACAGATCGATGAACTGCGCGTCCCACTCCGGGTTGTTGAATCCGCAGCGCTCGCCGTGCACCTGGTGAGACACGCCACCGGTGGCGACGATGGCCACCTTCAAGTCTTCCGGATAGCTTTCGATGGCGCGGCGCAGGGCCTGGCCTAACTTGTAGCAACGCAACGCGCTAGGAATCGGGAACTGCAACACGCCCACCTGCAACGGCACGATTTCCACTGGCCATTGCGGATCGCAGGGCAACAGCGCCGACATCGGCGAGAAGAAGCCATGATCCAGTGGCTTGTCGCGGAAGAAGCTCATGTCGAACTCATCGGCCACCAGACTCTGGCCAATGTGCCGCGACAGCGCCGCATGTCCACCGACGGCGGGCAACGAACGAGGGTTGCCGCCTTCGTCAGCGACCTCGTAACGCTCGTCCACACCGAGGGAGAACACACCGTAGTGGTCGAAGAAGAACGACGTCACATGGTCGTTGAAGATGTAGAACAACACGTCCGGCCGTTGCTCCTTCAACCACACCTTGATCGGTTCGAAGCCTTCGAAAATCGGCGCCCAGGCAGCCTCATTCTGTTTATCGTGATCGACGGCGAAGCCAATCGTGGGTGTGTGGGATACAGCGAGGCCACCGATGATGCGTGCCATAACGAGTTCCTGTGTTCGTAAAAAAATTATTGCGCCAACAACGTCTGACTGACCCGGCGCCGTGCATGACCGTTGGCCAGGATCGCCAGCGCAGCGAAGAAGGCCGGCACGCTCAACAGGGCGAACAACAGCGGCAGGCCCAAGCCCAGGCTGAGCACCGCACCACCGATGAGTGAACCAAAGATAGCCCCGAAACGGCCGATCCCCAGCATCCAGCTGACACCTGTGGCGCGGAAGTCGGTCGGGTAGTAACCGGGAGCGAAGGCGTTGAGACCGGTCTGCGCGCCGCTCATGCAGAAGCCTGCCGCGACGACGCCGAACGCCAACAGACTCGACTCCAGGCTGAAAGCTCCCAGCAGCAGGATGAACGCGCCGCCCAAGGCATAGGAGGTCGCAATCACGGTGTTCGGGTTACGTCTGTCCATGGCCCAGCCGACCACGATCGCACCGACCGTGCCGCCAATCTGGAACAGGCCAGTGATGGTCGCTGCCCGCTCTATGCTCAGACCACCTTCGCGCAACAGGGTCGGCATCCAGCCCATGGTCAGGTAGATCACCAGCAGGCCCATGAAGTAGGTCATCCACAGCGCTAGTGTGCCGAAGCGATAACCCTCACTGAACAGCTTGCGCACCGGCGCCTTGTGCTGGACCTGAGGCTCGCTCAGGGTAAATTTCGTGCTCGCCGAAAATTGTCCGCCCAGCTTGTTCAATACCTTGGCGATCTGACTGGCCGATGCATTGCGTGCCGCCAGGAACCTCGGTGACTCGGGCAACAGCAGCCAGAGGAACGGCAGCAACACCAGCGGCAGGATGCCGCCCGCGAGCAGCACCGATTGCCAGCCGTGTTGCGGGATCAACCAGGCCGCGAGAAAACCGCCCATTCCCGACCCCATGTTGAAACCGGTGAACATGATGGTGATGAACAGCGAACGATTGCGCTCCGGCAGGTACTCGGAGAGCAGCGTGGTGGTATTGGGCATTGCGGCGCCCAAGGCCACGCCGGTCAACAGTCGCAGGATTGCCAGTTCATAGGGGTTGCGAGCGAAGGCACAGGCCAGGCTAAGCACGCTGAATCCAGTCACGGCAATCAACAGCACTTTCTTGCGGCCCAAACGGTCGGCGTAACGGCCGGCGGTCAAAGCGCCAATGGCCAGACCGACCATGCCGGCGCTCATCACCGGGCCGAAAGCCGCTTTGGAAAGACCCCACTCCTGAATCAGCGAAGGCGCGATAAAACCCATGACCGCAACGTCAAAGCCATCGAACAACACAACGAAGAAACACAGGCTCATGATGAGCCACTGGTATCTGGCAACCGGCCGGTTGTCGATCCACGCTTTGATATCGACCGTTTCGTGACTCATGCTTTTCACCTTCTTATTTTTTTAGAAATTCCGACTGGTCCGGCAATGGCGGCTGGCCAGGCAGCCATCCACCTTTCGAACGCTGGGCGTGACTCTAAAGCCGCACAGGCCCGCCCCGCCTCTGGGAAATCCTTAAGCGGGTATCGATTTTTCTTATCGGGTGGTTTTAGACATATGCTATTCAGCGGTTTGAAACACCTTTACACCGGGCGGATCGCGACCCCTGAGAGTTGAGTCAGGCAGGGCCGAAAA
The Pseudomonas sp. MYb327 DNA segment above includes these coding regions:
- a CDS encoding OprD family porin produces the protein MKNTVNHRIVCTLAVVSALPLGASAAGFIDDASANLNLRNFYINRNFTNPAYPQSKAEEWTQSFILDARSGFTQGVVGFGVDVLGLYSVKLDGGQGTGGTQLLPLDSDGRPADDFGRLAVAGKMKVSKTELKVGEWMPVLPILRSDDGRSLPQTFRGGQVTSQEIDGLTLYGGQFRQNSPRNDSSMEDMFMQGKTAFTSDRFNFIGGEFSFNEKRTMIGVWNAELKDIYQQQYMQIVHSQPLGAWTLGANLGYFWGREDGSARAGDLDNRTVSALLSAKYGGNTFYVGLQKLTGDDAWMRVNGTSGGTLANDSYNNSYDNAREKSWQVRHDYNFVALGIPGLTLMNRYISGDNVHTSATTDGKEWGRESELAYTVQSGSFKNLNLRWRNSSIRRDYSSNEFDENRLIISYPFSLL
- a CDS encoding gallate dioxygenase, translated to MARIIGGLAVSHTPTIGFAVDHDKQNEAAWAPIFEGFEPIKVWLKEQRPDVLFYIFNDHVTSFFFDHYGVFSLGVDERYEVADEGGNPRSLPAVGGHAALSRHIGQSLVADEFDMSFFRDKPLDHGFFSPMSALLPCDPQWPVEIVPLQVGVLQFPIPSALRCYKLGQALRRAIESYPEDLKVAIVATGGVSHQVHGERCGFNNPEWDAQFIDLLVNDPVRLTEMTHAEYATLGGMEGSEVITWLIMRGALSATVKNLHQDYYLPSMTGIATLLLENQDRPVPAELTERHLQHMQHQLAGIEKLEGTYPFTLERSAKGYRLNKFLHRMIEPQWRQRFLEAPEALFEEGRLSDEERDLLRRRDWRGLIQYGAIFFVLEKLAAVLGIPNLQVYAAMRGQSLDEFMKTRNQQVLYSVAGKAPR
- a CDS encoding aromatic acid/H+ symport family MFS transporter, with product MSHETVDIKAWIDNRPVARYQWLIMSLCFFVVLFDGFDVAVMGFIAPSLIQEWGLSKAAFGPVMSAGMVGLAIGALTAGRYADRLGRKKVLLIAVTGFSVLSLACAFARNPYELAILRLLTGVALGAAMPNTTTLLSEYLPERNRSLFITIMFTGFNMGSGMGGFLAAWLIPQHGWQSVLLAGGILPLVLLPFLWLLLPESPRFLAARNASASQIAKVLNKLGGQFSASTKFTLSEPQVQHKAPVRKLFSEGYRFGTLALWMTYFMGLLVIYLTMGWMPTLLREGGLSIERAATITGLFQIGGTVGAIVVGWAMDRRNPNTVIATSYALGGAFILLLGAFSLESSLLAFGVVAAGFCMSGAQTGLNAFAPGYYPTDFRATGVSWMLGIGRFGAIFGSLIGGAVLSLGLGLPLLFALLSVPAFFAALAILANGHARRRVSQTLLAQ